The following is a genomic window from Saprospiraceae bacterium.
ATTTGCTTTCATCTGCCAGGACTTCTTTCTCAGCATCAGAATCTGCTCAGGAAAATGCCAGAAACATCATATCGCAGTCAGTTTTGGCAGCATATATCAATGGTATGGCACAACAGGAGAATATCAAAAATGCAGAGAAACAATTGAGCAATGATAGTATTCAATATCAAAGATTGATGACCCGAAAAGATGCCGGACTCATCACCAAAACGGAAGAAATCCAACTACTCAATCAAATGAAGGCCGACGAACTTATCTTGCTCGATGCCCAATTAAACTATGAAATAGCCATTGCAGAATTATCAAGATTGCTCAATACCGAACTTCCTTTGACCACAAAACTATACCCGTTAGAACCTGAAGCCAATGTGGAAATTCCGACTCATCCTTTATTAACTGAGCAATTGCCACAGTTTGCCGAAGCAAAATGGAGACTGCAAAGCATACAAGACAATATCAAGGCAACAAAGGCACTATCTTACCCCAATATCTCTTTGATTGCAGATTATGGTACTTTTTATGCATCGTCCAATCCGGAGCGATCTTTTGGACAACAACTCAATGATACCAGAAATGGCGCAGTTTCTGTAGGAATAAACATCCCAATACTACGTGGCATGCAGAATCGTCCTCGAGTCCAGGAACTAAAAGTGAGAGAAATGATGATACAAAAC
Proteins encoded in this region:
- a CDS encoding TolC family protein — its product is MEISKIIALLLKVILILVLIFSKKDVFAQQLSLKDCVRQAIENHPDVKASYLNTGMAKAGVDQAKSNFLPELSASIFQSGNFGRSIDRFTNAYIDQFYNSTWAGVRLNVPIFTSFRNTHLLSSARTSFSASESAQENARNIISQSVLAAYINGMAQQENIKNAEKQLSNDSIQYQRLMTRKDAGLITKTEEIQLLNQMKADELILLDAQLNYEIAIAELSRLLNTELPLTTKLYPLEPEANVEIPTHPLLTEQLPQFAEAKWRLQSIQDNIKATKALSYPNISLIADYGTFYASSNPERSFGQQLNDTRNGAVSVGINIPILRGMQNRPRVQELKVREMMIQNDLDRTRLQLTQELKLANTRYQNLKQRYEKANSLYLLSEANMNLIQDQVNAGTATMVDFLLAQTNMERALTSLTNAKYQLIHQEKLLKFYITGKFELGE